In Antechinus flavipes isolate AdamAnt ecotype Samford, QLD, Australia chromosome 6, AdamAnt_v2, whole genome shotgun sequence, the sequence AGTGTCTGGTCCCGCGGGGCAGATTCCTATTTTGCCCGGGTCTGAACGGGCCTTTCTCTGGGTGAGATTCCATCTTCCCAAACCTCATGGTGTGGCATTgagttgatcagagttctaaggGCTCTCAAAGCCTTTTCTCCCAAATCTCTTTGCATGGATCGTTTCAAAGTCCCCTTGCGCTGTTGTAGGGGCTGCCCTCCTGGCCTGCCTCACCATTTCTGGGGACCAAACAGCATCCCCATTACCTTGGAAGGCCGCAGTTTGGTCGGCCACCCGCCCCGCGCCCCCGGACCCGTCTGATGGGCTGAGCGTctgctttgcatttttttcattaaagatttAATTTGGAACCTCTGGCTTCGTTGTGGGTAACTCGGGGCTTTGAACATCCCGCGCTTTGGCCTGTGTTTGGTGGGGGCATGGTTTTCGATACCGGCTTCGGGGAACTGGTGCCGAAGACTCGCCCCCGGAAGTGTTTTCCACTCGCTTTCTTCCACTAGATGTGTTTAATTTTACGCCCTCAGAAGTGCGGCCGACTCTGCTGCTGCCTTCTGGTCCGGCAGCTCTTTCCGCGATTGCTCCTCTCCTAGCTTCGGGACCGAACTTGAGGCGCCCCacgttgggggggggggggtattgAACCTGGGCGGCCCGGCGCAGCAAACCCTAACCCTGGCCGGGTGACCCTGGGCTAGGCACCGCGCCCGGGGCGTGGCTCACTTTCTTCATCCGTAgcaatgagccagaaaaggaaatggccaattgCCGCAGGAGGCCATTCGGGACGCCCAGGTCCTGGGTTTCTGATTACGGACCAGCCCTCCCACTCCTATCAGCTCCTCCTCCGAGGAGTGCGAGGTGGGGCGGGCACCCCCACTGGGGAGGCTGAAGTGtggaagggaggcagggagggaggggcctGGCCGTCGGCGGAAGGGGACATCTGCGAGAGTGGGGCGATGTACACAGGGTCATACCatttagagaaggaagggaaaggtttAGGCTCCCCGGGCTGGTGGACGGGCAGAACTTGACCCTCCCGCGTCTTCTCCAGAGCGCAGAAGACGGCTGTGTCGTGGCAGACACCTGGCATCTTTCTCCAGctgccccctctccctccccccgcGCTCTGGCGCCGGTGGTTGCATCCGGACGTCCCGCCTCCCACGTTGGGGCAGGCGGGACCAGACTCCGCACATCGCTGAATCTCGCGGAACTCGGCAGCGCGGGCATTCTGGCCGGCTAATCTACACGTGCCTTGTCCCCACGCGTGCCATGGCTCCTCGCGGGAGGAAGCGCAAGGCAGCTGAGGAGGAAGCCGAGAAGCCGGAGAAGCTGGCCCAGGGTGATGATGCGGGCTCGGGAGAGGCCCGCGTGGTCATTGAGCACTGGTGCGGCGCGGGATGGGGATGCGGGAGGAGGGGGGCTCCCGGGGTGGGAAAGGGCTCGTCCTCCGGCTCACGgccccctcccttctccacagcCAGAGCTGACGCGTGTACGCGCGCCACGCCGAGGCCGTGGGTCAGGCGCTGCGACTGGCCCGCCCGGAGCTGCAGGTGCTGTTGAACCCCACCAAGCCCCGGCGGAGCAGCTTCGAAGTGACGCTGCAGCGCCCCGACGGCAGCCGTGAGTGCGGGCCCTGCCTGGGAGGGTGAGGGAGGCGGCGCCGAGctcccctgcccctccccccaccgTGACCCTTTTCCGTTCTTGTCCTAGGGGTGGAGCTCTGGACCGGGATTAAGAAGGGCCCTCCTCGAAAACTTAAATTTCCTGAGCCGGGGCAGGTGGTGGAGGAGCTGAAGACCCAGCTGGCTTAGACGAGGCCCGAGCGGGGCTAACCACGACAGGGTTGTTCCCGGGGTAGGACGGAGCCAGGAATACCCCGgccccccctttcttcctcccccctcccttttcctcttgctTGCAGCCCTGTGCCCTGGGGCATTGGCAGCATCCATGACGGACCGTGACCAAAGCACCAGTCACGTTCCTGAAGCTACAGCTCCTTCCTCAGGGGCAGCTGCAGGGGCCCCCTCTCCCCCGCTTCCCATGCTGTACAACGGCTAATAAAGGTTGGGGTACCGCATAGCCTTGTTCTGCGTCTATTTATTGGGGCAGCCGCGAACGCCCCGTGCATCTGGCCATGTGCGACAC encodes:
- the SELENOH gene encoding selenoprotein H, producing the protein MAPRGRKRKAAEEEAEKPEKLAQGDDAGSGEARVVIEHCQSURVYARHAEAVGQALRLARPELQVLLNPTKPRRSSFEVTLQRPDGSRVELWTGIKKGPPRKLKFPEPGQVVEELKTQLA